Part of the Quercus lobata isolate SW786 chromosome 6, ValleyOak3.0 Primary Assembly, whole genome shotgun sequence genome, ACTAAGAGTTAtggcatacaccttgcccttcattctcaaataattgGGACACTCTTTCTTGAAATGTCTGTGTCTGTTGCATTTGAAGTAAGTGATTCCTTGAGCGAATTGTGATTCCTTGAGCGAATTGAGAGTCCTTTCCATCTCTCCTCTTAAaatcctttttctcctttccgAAACTTGGAAATTTTCCCTTCTCAGCAAACTTTCCATTTTTcttgaacttcaagaactttTGGAAATTCTTCACTAGATATGCCACATCTTTATCAACAACATCCTCATTTGATAAGTCGTGAGCTTCGACCCCTCATTGATCGTCTTAAGAGCAAgggatttgctcttcctttgtgaTGGCAATGACAGCTCATAAGTCTGAAGTGAGCCAATTAGTTCTTGAACTTTGAtatcatcaaggtccttactctcttcaattgctgtaaCTTTTGCATGGAAGCtctccggcaatgatcgaaggatttTCCTCACTATTTTTGAGTCCTTCGTTTTCTcacccaagttgaacttgccaataaccacctcattcagcttgctatagaatgAGTCAAATGACTCGTCCTCACTCATTTTCAGCTcttcaaaccgagtggtcagcatctACAACTtagtgtctttcactttctttgttccttcataCGTGGTCTCCAATATTTGCCACACCTCCTTGGCAATAGAGATGTGAGATATTCTGTGGAACTCATCTAGAGACACATCACAAAAATTGCATTCAAAGCTTTACTGTTAGCGTTAGTTGCCGCAAGGGccgccttatcccaagtggatttagCAGCCTCTGGCCTAGTCCATCCAACATCCACCGCATCCCAAGCGGTTTCATCCACTGAACAAAAAAAGGCCCTCATCTGGACtttccaaaaggcatagttgctaccatcaaaatatggtggagcatttaGAGATTAAGACCGGTCCATCTCAAACGGGGTCAAGGATCGCACTAAAGTAATTAAACCACAGCAAGTGCACCcgttctgataccaattgaatgctctaaaatgtgtgaaaacacaagagttatttagacccccaaataaaaattacagctcaatagattttactctaacttttACTAAGTGTGGaaaagagtaaatgcgagcgtaTGAataaacaagctactctaacccatattcataataacatagtagtaaaatgaaaggtaaaagagtagggaagaaagatgcaaacataaagacaacacagcgatgtgttatcgaagaggaaaccaaagtccTCGGCGtgaaacctctccaccgccctccaagcggtaatcaatctgatggtttttagaccccttaaaacataattgatttaacctaggtaattagccaagttgttacttagtccaattaaataaGTCTATGTTATCataatataaaagatcaaattatgcaaagcagcggaaaataaataacacaagatatgatcacccaggaaaccaaactagtaaaaacttgggaaagatttgacctaactatcgtcaaggtaaacttgaatccactatcttgaaagaatcaaagttcatacaataagacttacaagcccccacgctcaacttcttattgctaccaaccagtagaacttactgacacgaccacgtgcaagctctgaatccacgaacttcttctttctcaaaacacagttgtaaattacaactttacaattatGATACTGTGAACTTGTTGGTACTGATGCTTTTTCGTCATTATTTTTCATAGGAACCAAGCACTAGAGTTTTTTTCGGAAGCATTTTATGAAATGCAAattaactctaaaaaataaattactttcCAGAAAATAATTAGAGGTGAATATATTTTATGAttggaaaaaatataatatcaaaataaacaaaacattaTATAGTAAAGTACAAGCAATTTCTTTCTAATGTAATAGTTAtagatctattttattttagattggcataaaaagaacaaaacctTTTATGAATCTGTCCCATTTATTGATTTCCCCTTCAGGCTCAATCAATCATTATTttccatgtgttttttttttttttttcaattttattctttggttagttgataagaaaaaaataataatatatgtcaATTGTGATTAATGGAGTATAAAATAGACCACAAAGTGGGGCAGTGGATTTCTGTTTGCATGAAATTGTACTCTTCCATTAAATCATGAATCTCATTTGAGTGAGTTAGGACATCATATTTATTGAGAATCATCTCATGGTATGTGGGGTTCACACAAATAAGAGAAGAAAGCTAGATGACTGTGGAACAAACATGTCCATATTTAGTATTTACCTTCCAAACTGCTGCTAAGGCTATTGATTTGCCAACTTAAAGAAAGGGTTAGTTTCCTCAATACAATTAGTCATTTCCAATTTAACCTCAATGTTAAGAACCTAGAGAGTTTGGTGGTGCTAAGGAATTGTGGTAGATCTCTTCGAGGGGATCTAGAACTCCttaagaagaagatggagagaGATATATTGAGAGAGGAAGACAATAATGAAATCACAATCAGATTATGCATATCTCTACAATCACAGCTTAACCCTTTTATACAATTCATATCAATAGTAACTAACTCCAACTGACTTCACTATTTCAGCAACTAATCCCAATACCCGTAACTAACTCAATCACTAGTAACTAACTGTTGCCACTGCCAACTGCTGTTGCTTACAATTGAGTACAATCTTACAATTGAGTACAATTGAGTGAGTACCTATCACTCTTTAGATTTGGACATGtcacaatataatttaaaaaaatttaattgttaaatttaCACTCTTAAAGTTtgaactaaactaaactataaCCAATTGGATTATGTTAAAAATAACAGATTTTATCGCTATTCTTTGGAAATCTTCTACCGTCATTGATCTAACCCATAAAAATGCAATTGTacataaatttaatgaaaattaaaacaaatattataaagtGAAGTCCTTAATTCAATTCCcatgaatataaaaattattaactaatagaataagaaattaacctcaaaattaacaaatcttAATTCATCACAATGCAAATGCAACAATTTCAAGTTTAGGGGGGTAAACAAAGCAAATCAAAGAAACAGTCGTTGGCAGCATCCTTAGTCAACTCCTTCCATTTCATGGCAGTCCTCATTTCTTTCCCTCTCTCCATCTCCCACAACCAATTCCAAGCACCTCTTAATCTCATCACCTtctaaaatcccatcattaTTTATTGTCACCTTCATATTTGTCTTCAACACATCTTCAATCAACTTCGCATTTGTCCCTTGATCCGTCCATTGTGAAAACACTACCATTGGCACCCTTGAAACCAAACTCTCTAGAGTTGAATTCCACCCACAATCTATTACAAAGCATCTCCCTCAAAGGTGAGATAGAACATCCACTTGGGAACTGTTATGTTTGGAAATTAGACAACATAAGATAAGGATCAATTCAAGTTAAATCATAATAAAGTTCATAAGttgaattcaaataaatttaaatttaaataggaATTGGTTCCTATTTTTTAGGAGGGGTTAGGATTTCAGCTTTTTgctatttgaaaaattaatgaaagGTCAAGcaaaaaattaacccaaaaagtATATTTTCCCTCTCAAGTTCAAAGGTTAGTCACCTCAAATCAACTAagttaccttttatttttatggttcatAGCATTAAAAATAGTTAGTGGGTGAAATCAATTGAAAAGGACATGTTTGAAGTCTTTAATATGTAGACTTGTTTTGTGGGTTACCATCTACCATATAATATGACAACATAGAAATGTTATAACCCTTCAAGGGAAAGCTAAACTAGAGGAAAGCATTGTGCGACATATTagattagagagaaaaagaaggttGAATTGAGTTTGAAATGGGGGGTTTTGCAACTCCAATCAGAACAGAGTAGTCTGCAGTCCATGGCGTATTTTTTACTCGTCTTAAAACCAGATGATAGTTTTTGTTATGCATTTTGACTTATTTGCTtccattttatttctttcctcAAAAATTGGGGGGTAGGGGGTGGTGGGGGAATATATATCGGAGTACTAAAATCAATGGTAAAACTCAACCTTTCTCAAATTCTTCCCTAATTAACTTATATTAAATGCAGGTTCAGTAATGATAATGCCAACAATTATTGTAGTAATAGTAATTTACCGTATCAATACCATCGATAAAAGCACTAAACTTGACAGGATAACTTATCTTCACTACAGAAGTGTGACTAAATGTAAGCCACAAGATTTTCATTCTAATGAATTGCCCAAGCATATAGGCTTTTAACTCCAGAAATTCTGCATGTCATCTACTCTGTTGTCTTTGGCAACTCTGACAGTCAGTTGCCACATTTCATACTTTATTTCCCTACTAAATCCGGTAATCTAGTTCAATTCCCAACttaagattaaaagaaaatgaccTGTTAAAACAGAAAAGACTCTAGAAATTCAAACTCATCttttaaattaaagcaattataATATTCCATATATAAATGTCACAAAGACAGTCCTATGCACCACTCCTGAAAGTAAATTGATGTTGCACAATTCAAAGAATAGGCTGAACCCAAACAATGGGAAATATAAATGCTGTCCAAcaagaatttattttccattttttttagatctctatatatatatatatatatatatatatatatagaataccATTCTGAAAACATAAAACCATTTTCTCTTCCCGTGAAGACCAACCAAATATGCTCAAATGAACAGTACCGCAATTCTCTATGTTCTTAACTTACACGTGGTAAAATACTATTTGCTTGGCATGTCAGCCTTGGGAATGACGTTTTCTTCAACATGATTGGCAAATCTAACTCTTGGCGGCTGCAAGCACTGACAGAAGTTGAAATCAGTTTACTGGTGATATAATGTTAAAAAAGCCCAAGGGggaaaaatattaacaaaagaaGCCTAGATTGCTAGAAATAGTGTGATACTCACTGTGATCCTGCAGTGGATGTCGAGCTCATAGTTCATTTGGCCTATGCGGTCTTTTGCTAGTTCTTCTGCTTCTGATGCTTTCCTGCATGCTTCTTTCACCTGAATCAAATGAAACACAATCTTAGAATTCCGACAGTTTTGAAATCAATAAACATAACATATGgctgattattattattattattattattattattattactggTCGCAACCCACGTGATAAGCAGAAATatctaattattttaaaataaaatgtaatatataatttattttttaaaatattcataaaattttatagtAGGACTAACATAGTGTTTTCTTATAAgagaatttcattttaaatgtaATAAACTATTAactaagattttttatttttttattttttatataactatTTACGAAACCAACAAAGGGCAAgggtctttttttctttaagtaatgaattttttgttccctataaataaaaaattatatatattttattttattttatattaagattattttcatcatattatGAGCCAATTTGCTAGTGATAGAATATAATGTGAATTAAAGTTTTCCAATTATGACATTTagaaaagaatgagaaataTAGCTTTTTTCCACCATTAATAAATTTCAACTTCTAGCATCCTATTTTAATGTCATCTTTAATTCCAAACCAATCTATCTCTTTTGAAGTATACAAAGTCTAATCATGATCTCTCTCCTTGAATATATTACTTATCTCAATACATCCATAAAAATACATCGAATCAAAACATACCTATATGAAGATGCTTTGCGAAAAAACAAAATGTCTCATCAATCATTGTTTTGCAAAATGTCATATCAATCattgcttaacaatgattaatttgatcaattaggaaaataactttttaattatAATCTATTATAAGATTATTTTATCTGCAGAAACTGCAAATTTGTCCACTCAAAAAGATTATagaataaacaattattagcaaaatctcaTAATTAAGTTTCTATATGCatcattataataattaataataataacaacaataacgaaaataataatgaaaatacaatTGCTAAAGCTAAAATATGTCACTCGGTCAATTATTTCCATTTGATTAACCTTTGCTTTTATCTAAACAAGTGGCACTATAGAGTATTTCTAATACAATTATTAATAGTACTTTCTCTACAAAAACTACAGTTTTGTTCACacaaaatgattttaaaataagcaaaatttagtaaaatcttatagtttaacatctaattgaatcactataaaaaataaaaataaaaaggaatttttttttttttttttggatcaggAATTGGaataccaaaataccaaaatatgcataaaagtCAATACAAATTTgcctaaaagaaaaacaaatgtaaagtgacaattaaatcaacaattaCAAAAAGAACCATTAGGGGGGAAAAAGTGGTTGAAACAATAAATAAAGCCTACGTTTGGATACGATGATGTGTCCAGCGTTTCACGTTTctgtgtttccttttttttttttctttttttttttaattaagaagcACTCATCATGTGGCTTGTTGTTTGTCAGTGGGTCCTATGCACTTTTCACgagacccacaaacctcttttttcacaaaaactttcattaaaaatggatcccataacactattcacacatttaaaaattattttactatagtgttttcagtttttagcaaaataagcagtatccaaacgcacccaaataaaaaaacatcaaaagagacaaaattggagagagagagagaattgaacTTTTTTGCAATGAACAACTTGGAAGGAATAGGGGAGAGAGGTGAAAATGaagtaaaagaaatttataagaaaatcaaGTTGGAAGAGGAAGAGTAAAAGTAGATGAAagtttcaaaaaagtaaaaccGTAGAATTTATGAAGATGAAAGGTTGGTAAGGTGGAAGTAGATGAAATgttcaaaaaagtgaaatcgtAGAATTTATGAAGATATAAAGGAGAGAATTCGTAAATTTATAAAGgaaatcaaatgaaaaatttAAGAAGCCAATGATTggagaagatgaaaaattgaaCTAAGAAGACAATGGTTGAAAAAGATGAAAGgttaaacaaagtaaaaattacaaaaaaattaaaaaagactGCTAATGACATGAcacaaaaaaagtttttgtaaaatttattttaaaacttccattattatataatagtatagatagatATGTATAgacattgttttttattttagattcttcattgattttattgcttagttataacatctaaattaaagtaaaCAAATGTGTAAAGGCaaagttatatataaagttaaaacCGCTCAAGATAAATGTGTAAAGTCaatctatacatatatatatatatatatatatatatttaaaatattctcaaaaaaatatttatggcGGATGAGGTAGCGCAATATGAGCATAACAACACTataacttttagatatatatatatatatatatatatatatatagattattatttataaaactaCTGACAATGAAATCAAACCAACACGAGAAAATCAGAAAGTTGCATCTTCAGTTGCAATGCTCACCTGATTGACTTTAACAACAGAATGATCATTGAAACCATCAGCAGATTTCTCCAACATATTCCTAAGGTATGATAGTTCCTTAATCAAATTTAAGGCCACCTCTTCAGCATCTTGCATCTGATTTCTGGAGAACTCAAATGATCTCTCTGCATGGAGACGAAAAGAAGCACAATTCAAACAAGTACAGAGCCCTCTGCATCCTCGTGGATTTCTTTTAAGAATCCCCTTTTTGTGTGCAGTGCCATGAACTCCTGAAGGAGCTGAGGCTTCAAGTTGAGGTGTAATTTGAGACAAGTTGTTTCCCTCAACTGGCTTTGCCGCATTAGAAGATTTTGTAAATGAACTAGGGCAGTCTGCCTCATTGTCAACAGAGACTCGTCGATAGGCCAAAGTTGTACCTTCTTCCCTAGACAAAGCTTCTTGGCTGACAGGAGGACAAAGTGCAGCAACTTGTGGATCAATTTCAGGTACAGAACACTCTTTGCTAGGGGAAGTCCCCACCAATTGACTATATCTATCTTGCAAGTGATGTTCCTTTTGTGAATCAAGTGATATTGTGAATTTAGAAATATCCTGAGGAGAATGCTCTGATTTATCATCATTAGATGACTCATGGGCAGAAGTCAATAGAGTCATTGGCAGAATTCCACAATTTGTAGTATGATGCTCTTCATGAAATTTGTAACCGTTTGAATTATCAATTGGCTTCTCTTGAAAGTCAGAAGTGACATGTGGTGCAAACAGTACTTTCAAACCCTTCTCAAGTTTTGATTGATGACCATTCCCTGAAGCACCtagaagaatttgaaattggaagAATGGTTAGTTTTCTACTACTAGTGTACAGGAGTATCCCTCAagccattatatatatatttatgggcTTCATACTGAAGGCAACAGGACTTACAAGAATTTTCTCTTTTGATATCCATTAGAAATGGAAGCAATCTTCTGTAGCTGAACGAGCCTGGACTTTTGTATAACTTCAGTCTCGAACATGGATTTAGAACCTGTTTTGGAATAACAAGCCCATCTTGAATGAGAAGAAATGAGCAAGGTATATAAACCACttacaaaattatattacttGCCAGTCTCTTTAAGATACAGAAAATTAATAGTTTCTTACCTCTTTGCTTTTAGAATGGGAGTAGTTTCTCTTATCACTGGCACAGAGAACATCTCTGGTGTTAGTTCCATTTAATGGCTTCCCAAGGCTATCTGTACTCTTCTGAATAAATTCTACTCCACCACCTCCATTTTCTTCTGCATCTGGTGGTGTCAACTCAACGAATTCTTCATTTGAATTATCAACTTGATTTAGAACCTGACTACCATTATCGCctctcttttttaaattaaatgattCACTATTCTCTGCTTCAGAAAAATTAGGATTCAAATTCTGAGCTTTATAAGGATATACATTATTAGCTTTCTTCATCCCTCTAGTCTCACACTGCTTCAGATCATCATTGTGCAGACCAACTCCACGATCTCTCCCTGAATGACACCAATCCGTAATGAAAGACAACTCAGGGTTTACAGCATCAACATCTTGATCTTCACAAACACATAGACATTCAATTTTCTCAGTTTCTCTATCATCACTTTGGCCCTTTGTGTCATCCTCCAAAACCGAAGATGTATCAGGCTTTGTGCAATTCTTATTACCCAACTCAAATTTCTGAACTTGTCCATTAACAGACAGCTCCTTATCATCAACcaattttttagaatgaaatgACATTAACGATTCAGAATAGTGTTCAGCTGATGTAGAATGTACGATGTTACCATTTGATGACTCATTGGCAGAAATTAGTACAGATGTTGGCGAGTTACCAGATTCACCAGTTTTACAATCTATTGGACATTGATTCATGTTAGACATATCCATGAAAACTTCTTGACCCATAGAAGCTAACTTCGGTTGAAGCTGCTGCTTTTGTCCCAACCCCTTGTCCAGTTTTGAGCACTGAATATTTTCTGGAGCATCTGTAAAAATCGATTAGTAGAATTGTCAGCTCCAACAGAAAAATCATCGTATTCAACTTaaaatgtaagaaaagaaaaggcagaCACAACAAAGGAGTTACAACTCACATGGATTATCTTTTGTGATATCCATCAGAAAAGGAAGCAATCTTTTATAGCTAACTGAACCTGGAGTTTTGAACAGTTTCCGCCTAAAACATGGTTTGAGAACCTATTCAAAAATCCCACGCCATCTCACATTAGCATAAATCATAATGATTCAATACAATTAATTAATCTAGTAGTACTCTCAATTGTCATATAGATGTAGCCCAACTAGCCAAAATACACAACACAcattttccaccaaaaaaaaaaaaaacgaaaaaaggACCCTGTAATAAGTAGTTATTCATAAGTTCaattgtttggttgtgtttttattacaaggaatagttattcctagcTATTCTTTGAAATGAATAATAAGTATTCTTCCTCAAAAAGGTTGTAAACCTAtgtaataacaataaaataattcctTAGAAGGGCCCAGCAAATCAACCGTTCTACCTCTTAACTAGGTActcttatctctatctctatctcttgCTCTCGATTATATTTTCTTGGTATCTCTTTTCTTACCTCCAACTGTATTCCCTCTGTTAGTTCTTCATTCAAAGAATTTTGTTGAAGCATCCAGTGAACTAGGTGATGATGAAGAGGTAAAGAACTAGATTGAGCCGTTAGATTAAATGTACAGCTGACAAGTTTTAGATTTGCATTAATGTAAAGCTAACACGTGTTGATCTGTGATTAGTTAGCTTTGCTAGCTAGTTAGTTTTTCTGCTGCATGTATATAAAAGAAGAGTAGGGCTTGTAAATCATTTAAGAGCTTCTAGATATTTCTGTGATCAATAAAATCTTCTTCCTATTTAGAATTGCTCTCAATtttacatggtatcagagcttccAAACTCATCAATGGCTTCCAACGTAGCTGTTTAGTATGAGAATCATATGTTCTTCACTCTCTGTTTAGTATCTAATTTAATGttagtttttataaatttatattccTGAAATTGTTATCTTTatatcaagaagaagaagaatagttaTATGATTTGTACAGTTTATACATAAGACAATGCTAATAAGAACCACTACAGTGAGTCTAATCTTACCGATTTGGTGGTTGAGACATTGTTGTGAATGTTGGCTGCTCCTAAGCACTTGCCGATTCCAGGAGGAGGAATCTCTCTAAAAGTAATACCTGACAGTGACACCTCGACCTCAGGTTCAGCCAAATCATCATTCTTCTGGCTCTGGGTTTCATAAGAAATTCCCAAATCAGGCTCCAAATTGAGATTGCACAAAGCAGAAGCGTCGGGGGAGAAGACCCGTTTAGTGCGGAGATCTTTGATCAGGATACGGAGATCATCGGCATCGGCATCGGCATCGTCTTCGTGGATCTGAGATCTGCTGCTGCGTGTGAAGATAGGGTTTGGGAGATGTTTCTTGCGCTTCCTCGAGGTCTCGTTTCGGTCCATCGCTGCTGATTGATTTTCCCAAAACTTTACTAAATTAGAGACACCTAGCTTCAgcttctttatttctttttctttatacaaaaaCAATGGCGGGAAAAGTTTTGAGTTCGGATAAAGAAAAAAgcgatgttttttatttttgttttattggcGGGAAAATGAAAGATCGTGCCTGCCAATTTGTTGATCCCAACccataaatgaataaatattttgCGCGGGTATTTGAGTAAGAATTAGGGATGTCTATATCAATTGGGTAATAGATATCCAACCCTACCCGATCTAATTATTCTGGGTAATATCCAGTTCTTAATAGAAAGAAGGTAATTGGGTAGGGTTTggatattatcaaaatattttgggTAAGGTTTGGATATTACCCATTTATGCATTATTATCCATTTAACTAATTAGATCTAACTCAAACtcaactcaaaaaaattattatagataAACCTCAACTCATCCAATTacccaataatcaaaattaccaaattacccctaaaacttgaaaatgaccaaattatTCATAAAATCCTCTAAAATTGCCGAAATGCACtccaaacctctaaaatgaccaaaatacccccaaaatctaaaaatttccaaaatatcccaaaaacataaaaaaaaaattaccaaaacaccCCAACcgaaaactaaaaattaccaaaataccccaaaaacctaaaaaaatgaccgaaaatccaccgaaacctaaaaattaccaaaataccctttaaacctaaaaaatgaccgaaacacccctgaaacataaaaaaattaccgaaataccccccctataaacttaaaattaccaaaataccctctaaacctaaaaaatgatcaaaatacctccgaaacttaaaaattaccaaaaaaaacccccgaaacattaaaaaaaaattattgaaacacCCACGaagcctaaaaaatgactaaaatactcctgaaacataaaaaattaccgaaatactcCCTGTGGGgtcaaaaaatttgacaaccCCGGCCCACCTCATACTAGGCCCAAGGCCTACGccgaggaggaagaaatggcCGAAGACGAATAAAGAAGGCCTAAATGGCCCAGAAACATCGCCGAGGACAATCGTGTCCTCGGCCAATCCAGATCCTAGTAGGGAATAACAGCCCGTCATCAACGGTAGCCTCCCAGGGCGTcccaagaaaaaggacaagtactGTAGGACAGCCACAGGGGCATGGTGTAGGAAcaattcaaggagaaactgtcacctccgcattaaatgcccacaactaacgttttggccgcattaatgagaaaatgacTCCTGAACAGTGCGGTCTTGATTGCTGCAACTCACTAaaggtttgggaaggtggctgataggacaagcactcgagtaaTGACCTACATGGtcaacagatggagggccaAAATCGACTAGAGAGGGATATATAATGCGAGAAATCCTCTAGGAAAGGgggcaaaaaaagaaagaaaggagaggACGGGAGCAATTTGCATGATCTTGAAACCTTTGTAACCTAGCAccgaagaaagaagaagaacactAAGTTCCTCGGACGAAGTGCCCGAGGACAGAATTTCATACTTTAGTCTATATCCTTGTTATTCAATCCATACATAACCGTCTATATCCTTGTTATTCAATCCATACATAACCGTGTCTAGTTGTTGTAATCCTGACTAAGtcctagttcttaaacccattctctataaatttattgtattgggctagttgggcttgagTCCACTCATCCAATAGAAGAAGTGCTTGAATccagtccctacaattggcgccgtctgtgggaagaacttgtgtgttAGTAAGGGCAACAATTAAGCATGGTAGGATCAGGCCCTCATCAAGCAGGCTCCCATCAGCCTGAACCAGCTAGATCCTAACAACAGGGGTAACTTTCCTAAGTTTCGAGAGGGAAGTGTACACACCACTCAAACCAGCAAAAGCTATTCTCGTGTGGGCAGTCACGTGCTCCAAAGACAAAATAACAACCGGGCCATGCAACCAGAAGAAGTTAGGAGTCATGTATCCCAGAAACAGAACAATAAGCAGGCCAGGCAACGAGAGATAGACGATTTGAAGAGAAAGCTGCACCATGCACAATGAAGGCGATCTCATTCTAGGCCTGACATATCCTTCGATGATGAAAGTGATGATGGATATAGGCAAAGATCGAGGACTCCCCCAAGTGAGACATTTTCTCACGAAGAAGAGCACTACCGGAAGCGTAAGCGTAAAAGCCCATCTcctaggggcttgggaaacgatacTATGAGTAGGGTATTGGATCAACTCTCCAAGTCACCTTTCATGCACCATATAGAAGGGGCTACATTTCCTTGAAGATTCCAGCAGCCAACCTTCGCCATTTACAACGGCAAaacagaccccgtggagcatgtgagTCAGTTCAACCAAAGGATGGCTGTCCACTCTAAAAACGAGGCACTGATGTGTAAAGTTTTCCCGTCTAGCTTGGGACcagtggcgatgaggtggttcaatagATTAAAGATGAATTCCATAGATTCATATAGGCAACTAACCCAAGCCTTTGGCTCCTGTTTCATTACAAACAGCAGAGCTCCTCGACCTTTGAGTGCTTTGTTGTCGTTATCCATGTATGATGGAGAAACTCTAAAGGCCTACTCGGACAAATATTGGGATACGTATAACGAAATGGACGACAATTTCGACGAT contains:
- the LOC115993694 gene encoding uncharacterized protein LOC115993694 isoform X1, giving the protein MDRNETSRKRKKHLPNPIFTRSSRSQIHEDDADADADDLRILIKDLRTKRVFSPDASALCNLNLEPDLGISYETQSQKNDDLAEPEVEVSLSGITFREIPPPGIGKCLGAANIHNNVSTTKSVLKPCFRRKLFKTPGSVSYKRLLPFLMDITKDNPYAPENIQCSKLDKGLGQKQQLQPKLASMGQEVFMDMSNMNQCPIDCKTGESGNSPTSVLISANESSNGNIVHSTSAEHYSESLMSFHSKKLVDDKELSVNGQVQKFELGNKNCTKPDTSSVLEDDTKGQSDDRETEKIECLCVCEDQDVDAVNPELSFITDWCHSGRDRGVGLHNDDLKQCETRGMKKANNVYPYKAQNLNPNFSEAENSESFNLKKRGDNGSQVLNQVDNSNEEFVELTPPDAEENGGGGVEFIQKSTDSLGKPLNGTNTRDVLCASDKRNYSHSKSKEVLNPCSRLKLYKSPGSFSYRRLLPFLMDIKRENSCASGNGHQSKLEKGLKVLFAPHVTSDFQEKPIDNSNGYKFHEEHHTTNCGILPMTLLTSAHESSNDDKSEHSPQDISKFTISLDSQKEHHLQDRYSQLVGTSPSKECSVPEIDPQVAALCPPVSQEALSREEGTTLAYRRVSVDNEADCPSSFTKSSNAAKPVEGNNLSQITPQLEASAPSGVHGTAHKKGILKRNPRGCRGLCTCLNCASFRLHAERSFEFSRNQMQDAEEVALNLIKELSYLRNMLEKSADGFNDHSVVKVNQVKEACRKASEAEELAKDRIGQMNYELDIHCRITCLQPPRVRFANHVEENVIPKADMPSK
- the LOC115993694 gene encoding uncharacterized protein LOC115993694 isoform X2; translated protein: MDRNETSRKRKKHLPNPIFTRSSRSQIHEDDADADADDLRILIKDLRTKRVFSPDASALCNLNLEPDLGISYETQSQKNDDLAEPEVEVSLSGITFREIPPPGIGKCLGAANIHNNVSTTKSVLKPCFRRKLFKTPGSVSYKRLLPFLMDITKDNPYAPENIQCSKLDKGLGQKQQLQPKLASMGQEVFMDMSNMNQCPIDCKTGESGNSPTSVLISANESSNGNIVHSTSAEHYSESLMSFHSKKLVDDKELSVNGQVQKFELGNKNCTKPDTSSVLEDDTKGQSDDRETEKIECLCVCEDQDVDAVNPELSFITDWCHSGRDRGVGLHNDDLKQCETRGMKKANNVYPYKAQNLNPNFSEAENSESFNLKKRGDNGSQVLNQVDNSNEEFVELTPPDAEENGGGGVEFIQKSTDSLGKPLNGTNTRDVLCASDKRNYSHSKSKEVLNPCSRLKLYKSPGSFSYRRLLPFLMDIKRENSCASGNGHQSKLEKGLKVLFAPHVTSDFQEKPIDNSNGYKFHEEHHTTNCGILPMTLLTSAHESSNDDKSEHSPQDISKFTISLDSQKEHHLQDRYSQLVGTSPSKECSVPEIDPQVAALCPPVSQEALSREEGTTLAYRRVSVDNEADCPSSFTKSSNAAKPVEGNNLSQITPQLEASAPSGVHGTAHKKGILKRNPRGCRGLCTCLNCASFRLHAERSFEFSRNQMQDAEEVALNLIKELSYLRNMLEKSADGFNDHSVVKVNQVKEACRKASEAEELAKDRIGQMNYELDIHCRITPPRVRFANHVEENVIPKADMPSK